The region GCCTGATCCTCTCCTGGGACTATGGCCTGCAGCGCTTCCGGACGGAGGATGAGCTGCCAGGTGAGTGCTcgccctgtccctgtccctgtcccccgACTACCTGGCCCTCTGTCCCTGGACCTGATAGCCTGCTTGCTCCCCCTCAGCGCCCTCCGTGGTGTCCTGCAAGCCCCTGGTGCTGGGCCCGCGCCTCTTCGTGCTGGCTGCCCGACTGTGGGGAGGATCCCAGCTGTGGGCACGGCCGGGCCCCGACCTGCGCCTGGCCCCGATGCAGGCACTGGCCCCCCGGCGGCTGCTGAGGCCCAATGACGCGGAGCTGCTCTGGCTGGACGGGCAGCCCTGCTTCGTGGTGGCCGATGCCTCCAAAGCGGGCAGCACCACACTGCTGTGTCGGGACGGGCCCGGCTTCTACCCACGCCAGAGCCTGCACGCCTGGCACCGGGACACGGACGCCGAGGCCCTGGAGCTAGACGGCCGGCCCCACCTGCTGCTGGCCTCGGCCTCACAGAGGCCCGTGCTCTTCCACTGGTTCGGTGGCCGCTTCGAGAGGCGCACGGacatcccagaggctgaggatgtCTATGCCACACGTCACTTCCAGGCTGGGGGGGATGTGTTCCTGTGCCTGACACGATACATCGGGGACTCTATGGTGAGGCTGGGCCcagtgcagggggtggggggctaTAAACTGATCTGGCCTCACATGCTGGCCTTTGAGCTCTGTCCCAACGGTGACTGCAAGACTGTGGCCCCTCAAGGCTATCTGTGTCCAAATCACTCCCCAAGATTGTGATTCTGCCCCCTAAATTTGGCTCTGCATCTTGGAACCCTTCAGGACTGACTttagccccagcccctgtcccccGCATCCTGACAAGGCTCCCTTGAGCCTGATGTAGATGTGGGTCCTGCCCTCCCTCTCTAGCACTGTCTTTCCAGAGCAAGGGTCTCTGGTGGGGAACAGACTGGAAACAAGGTCAGGAACTAGGGCCCAGGAAGGAGGCTGGAGAGGGTGGAGGCTCGGCCAAGGTGCGTTAACAGGAGTGGACAGCATATGCAGCTATTGTAGCCTTGCTGATCCGTGCAGTGTGGGGCCGAGGGAAAGCACAGGGTCAGCTCACAGCTCACAACTCTGACTTAGCAGCTCCAGCAGCTGGGCGCACACTGATAGGATTAAGCAGCTGTGGGAATTTGAGGACGTAGGGGCCTGTTTCCAAGCGTTCCAAGTTCTCTAGACCCTCAGGATGACAGGAAGACCTGCCCCTCCCAAGGCCCCAGGCCCTAACTGGCCACCTTCTCCCCAGGTCATGCGCTGGGACGGCTCCATGTTTCGCCTGCTGCACCAGCTCCCTTCCCGGGGCGCCCACGTCTTCCAGCCTCTGCTCATCGCCAGGGACCAGCTGGCCATCCTAGGCAGCGACTTTGCCTTCAGCCAGGTGCTTCGCTTTGATCCCGACAAGGGGCTCCTGGAGCCACTGCAGGAGCTGGGGCCTCCTGCCTTGGTGGCCCCCCGCGCCTTTGCCCACGTCACCTTAGCGGGCAGACGCTTCCTATTTGCGGCTTGCTTCAAGGGCCCCACGCAGATCTACCAGCATCATGAGCTGGACCTGAGTGCCTGAGACTGGGCAGGACTCTAGATATGGCCGAGGGCTGGCGTGGGGAGCCTTGGGCATCTGGATGACCCGTTAGCTGGCCTTCCGGCCCCACTTGGGGTAATGACCAAACCTGTGAGATGCTGACCACAGGCCAAGTTCATCAGCTCCAGGTCCAAGCCCTAGCCCACCTCTTGGAGGAACTGCCACTGGGAGACATGGAAGTCCCAGCCTGAACTGCCCTCCCAGTTGGAAGCAATATCTGGCGGGAGAGAGATGCCCCGCTCTTGGTGACTTGGAAGCTCAGGCTGGGGCACTGCTTGGAGCCCAAACACCTAAGTCAAGGGGGGATGCGCAGAGCCCCAAGAGGTCTGGAAGTTCTCCCTCAACGACTCCCACCCAATCTGCTCCCTGCGAAAGCTCCAAAGACAGAATTCCTTTCCCTTCCAAATTCAGTCCTGCCAATCGCTTTCATGGAGTCCTGCCCGGCCCCGTGACGTCACAGTTGCTGGGCAGTTTTTCCTGCCAGATCCGTTCCTTCTCTCAGCTGCTTAGGCGCACGACTGCTACCAGTGGCGGTGACCTCGCGTTTCGTTCCTCTTGCGCGTGCGCGCGCAGGCGGGAGCggtgtggggagggggagaagtTGGGATTGGAGAGGCGCACTTGAAGCGCGGGTACCCCTCCCCGAAGGGCGACAGGGGAAAGGACAGAAGGTACGAGTTCAATAAATGTGCTGGGCACTAACTACCCTGCCCGTTGTTGTGGGGTCATTGGGAGAGGGGGTCTTGTGAATGGCATGGGGGCTGGGGGTGACCCTAGAGTCCCGTCATGGCCAGGGGGAAGGCATTTTGGCTCTTCACGGGGTCTCTAAGGAGAGTGGGCTCATGGAATGTTCAAGAGATAGAAGGGCGAGATCAGAGGGCAGGTCACTAGTTTACTGCGGTCTCTATTTAGAGGTCATGTCCCAGGACATTGTAGGAGATATTTTTGGATGTTTTGAAGGGTTTGGGGCATTTTGTGGGAACAtttaggttggatactggggagacTCCTTGGAGTTTAAGGCTCAGAGAAGATTCTCACATCGTGTGGCCATTAGATACTATTAAGGGTGTTATAGGGAATCATTTAAAGGTCTCATTGGGACATTTGGAAAGTTCTCCAGTGAGGAGACCCTAGGGGTCTTACTGTTACAATCATAAAATTGAGCACTCCCTGGTGGTGGGATAATTCCTTATCCTTGTTTTCCTGGGATGGTCCCAGTGTTCACCTGAGCGCCCAGCATCCAGGGGTTAGGGCTCTCTTGCATCACAAAGTGTCCCCCATTAACACTGGAACATCTTAAAGTGCACACAAGGCTCCCACGGCCTGGAGGCAGAGAGCAGGCCCCGTGCCCTCTAGCAGGCTATGAGAAAGAGCAGAGGACAGGCTTTCCCAGCTAAGATCCACCCGCCAGCTGCCTGCCAACCCGCAGCCACCTCCCCCAGGCCCCGGCCCGCCCCgtccggccccgccccgccctctCCAGGTCCCGCCCCGCCCTCTCCAGGTCCCGCCCCGCCCTCTCCAGGTCCCGCCCCGCCCTCGCCCAGTCCCCGCCCTCTCCGGGCCCCGCCCTCGTCCAGGCCCCGCCCTCGTCCAGGCACACACGGCGAGTCTGCAGGCTGTCCAGGCGGCAGGCCGGAAGGTTTTGTATTAAAACATTGAACAAAGAGCTCCCTCCCGTGAGCCGTGAGGCGAGGCCCCAGCAAGGCAGCCTGGGGAGGGGCGGGAGGATGTTACCCTGGAGTTCGGGCTCCTGTGGACAGCCAGGACTTGGGGACAAAGACAGGCCCTCGTGTTCCTTCAGCTGGTCCAACCTCAGCAGTTGTGGGCAGAGCCTAGGAGAGGGGATGGGATCAGCCTGGAGGGGTGGATGGAGTTCTTTGTCCCCAGggtacatgtgtgtgcacagcCCCTCCTTGACCCCTGTTCCCCCCAGTCCACGCCCATCCTGTCTTACCTGGAGTGATGAGAGGTGGGGCATCCCCTGGCCGGTgactaggggggaaaaaaggtggTGAGATTCACGTCCACCCCAGTTTGTCCTCTCCCTCAGGTGAGAGGAGTCTCTGCTCAGCCAGACCTGGCTTCCTGGCTATTTTCCAGGAACTAAAGCATTTCAGAATTTGGGACCCTTTGGGGAATTATTAGCTATGAACCATGAACCTTAGAAATAGGCGTGGCAGAACCCTGAGTCTTATCCTCTTGGGGGAGACTTGAGAGGCTCTTTCCCCCTGAAGAGTGTTTATTCTGCAAGAGGCCAGCAGGCAGGAACCGCCTTACCTGGGCTTTGGGCTGAATCTGCATTTGCACTTTCCACCTGTTGGGACAGTGAGCAATCAAGGGAGGGGACTCCAGGCTTCGCCCCGCCCACTGCCCCCGTCAGCCCCTGC is a window of Ictidomys tridecemlineatus isolate mIctTri1 chromosome 15, mIctTri1.hap1, whole genome shotgun sequence DNA encoding:
- the Lgi4 gene encoding leucine-rich repeat LGI family member 4 isoform X1 — protein: MPAQGLLGPGMGQLVYGDLEGGMARNWAERLPGPLSPKGEAHLGSGAGQGAGQRWALGWGPARTLITQRGSTPGVRCRPSSLVRTGVTQLKAGSFLRVPSLHLLLFTSNSFSVIEDDAFAGLSHLQYLFIEDNEIGSISKNALRGLRSLTHLSLANNHLEVLPRFLFRGLETLTHVDLRGNPFQCDCRILWLLQWLPTVNASVGTGTCAGPAALTHMQLRHLDPKTFKCRAIELSWFQMVGESALSVEAFSYQGEPHIILAQPFAGRCLILSWDYGLQRFRTEDELPAPSVVSCKPLVLGPRLFVLAARLWGGSQLWARPGPDLRLAPMQALAPRRLLRPNDAELLWLDGQPCFVVADASKAGSTTLLCRDGPGFYPRQSLHAWHRDTDAEALELDGRPHLLLASASQRPVLFHWFGGRFERRTDIPEAEDVYATRHFQAGGDVFLCLTRYIGDSMVMRWDGSMFRLLHQLPSRGAHVFQPLLIARDQLAILGSDFAFSQVLRFDPDKGLLEPLQELGPPALVAPRAFAHVTLAGRRFLFAACFKGPTQIYQHHELDLSA
- the Lgi4 gene encoding leucine-rich repeat LGI family member 4 isoform X3, whose translation is MDVVWRYWWPVWCWGRWQLLVVGFIEDNEIGSISKNALRGLRSLTHLSLANNHLEVLPRFLFRGLETLTHVDLRGNPFQCDCRILWLLQWLPTVNASVGTGTCAGPAALTHMQLRHLDPKTFKCRAIELSWFQMVGESALSVEAFSYQGEPHIILAQPFAGRCLILSWDYGLQRFRTEDELPAPSVVSCKPLVLGPRLFVLAARLWGGSQLWARPGPDLRLAPMQALAPRRLLRPNDAELLWLDGQPCFVVADASKAGSTTLLCRDGPGFYPRQSLHAWHRDTDAEALELDGRPHLLLASASQRPVLFHWFGGRFERRTDIPEAEDVYATRHFQAGGDVFLCLTRYIGDSMVMRWDGSMFRLLHQLPSRGAHVFQPLLIARDQLAILGSDFAFSQVLRFDPDKGLLEPLQELGPPALVAPRAFAHVTLAGRRFLFAACFKGPTQIYQHHELDLSA
- the Lgi4 gene encoding leucine-rich repeat LGI family member 4 isoform X2 — protein: MGRSGLLLLLLLLLLAGPGVGVAWRPPKGKCPPRCSCSKDSALCEGSQDLPESFSPTLLSLSLVRTGVTQLKAGSFLRVPSLHLLLFTSNSFSVIEDDAFAGLSHLQYLFIEDNEIGSISKNALRGLRSLTHLSLANNHLEVLPRFLFRGLETLTHVDLRGNPFQCDCRILWLLQWLPTVNASVGTGTCAGPAALTHMQLRHLDPKTFKCRAIELSWFQMVGESALSVEAFSYQGEPHIILAQPFAGRCLILSWDYGLQRFRTEDELPAPSVVSCKPLVLGPRLFVLAARLWGGSQLWARPGPDLRLAPMQALAPRRLLRPNDAELLWLDGQPCFVVADASKAGSTTLLCRDGPGFYPRQSLHAWHRDTDAEALELDGRPHLLLASASQRPVLFHWFGGRFERRTDIPEAEDVYATRHFQAGGDVFLCLTRYIGDSMVMRWDGSMFRLLHQLPSRGAHVFQPLLIARDQLAILGSDFAFSQVLRFDPDKGLLEPLQELGPPALVAPRAFAHVTLAGRRFLFAACFKGPTQIYQHHELDLSA